The window CGTGCAGGGCCTGGGCCACGTCGGCATGGAGTACGTGAAGCTGTTGAAGGAACGCGGTGCCAAGCTCTTCGTCACCGACATCAACAAGGCGCTGGTCGACAAGGCCGTGAACGAATACGGCGCGGAAGCGGTGGGCCTGGACGAGATCTACGATGTGCCGGCCGATGTGTATTCGCCCTGCGCGCTCGGCGGCACCGTCAACGAGCAAACCCTGCCCCGCATCAAGGCCAAGGTCATCTGCGGCGCGGCCAACAACCAGCTGGCCAACAACGCGATCGGCGACGAAGTCGCGCGCCGCGGGATCCTCTACGCGCCGGACTACGCGGTGAACGCGGGTGGCGTGATGAACGTGGCGCTGGAACTCGATGGCTACAACCGCGAGCGCGCGATGCGGATGATGCGCACGATCTACCACAACCTCACCCGCATCTACGAAATCAGCGACCGCGACGGCGTGCCGACCTACCAGGCCGCCGACCGCCTGGCCGAGGAGCGCATCACCACGATCGGCAAGCTCAAGCTGCCGCTGGGTCGCGCGCAGCCGCGCTTCCAGGGCAGGATTCGCGGGCATTGATCCAGGCTGCGCCTGGATCAGCCC of the Thermomonas carbonis genome contains:
- a CDS encoding Glu/Leu/Phe/Val dehydrogenase, which encodes MIFETLDTYGHEQVVFCHNKDAGLKAIIAIHNTVLGPALGGTRMWPYKTEAEALNDVLRLSRGMTYKNAVAGLNIGGGKAVIIGDPATDKSEALFRAFGQFVESLGGRYITAEDVGIDVNDMEYVYRETEYVTGVHQVHGGSGDPSPFTAYGTLQGLMATLNKKYGDEDVGKYSYAVQGLGHVGMEYVKLLKERGAKLFVTDINKALVDKAVNEYGAEAVGLDEIYDVPADVYSPCALGGTVNEQTLPRIKAKVICGAANNQLANNAIGDEVARRGILYAPDYAVNAGGVMNVALELDGYNRERAMRMMRTIYHNLTRIYEISDRDGVPTYQAADRLAEERITTIGKLKLPLGRAQPRFQGRIRGH